The Eremothecium cymbalariae DBVPG#7215 chromosome 1, complete sequence DNA segment gatgaagaaagtTACCAAGAAAACCAAACAGAAACCCAAAGTTACTGTGGTGGTTGCTTCAGGTAAGAACAAGGGTTTATCTGGTAGACCTAAGGGTATCAAGGGTAAATATAAAATGGTTGATGGTGTTTTAAAGAACGAGCAGAGAGCACTGAAGAGAATTGCAAAAAAGCATCGCAAAAAATAGTCAGTGGTTTTATGTTTCATAACCTCAAGGATGctgtaataatatatatgcacAGTAGTAAGTAGTAAAACCTGCTCTCAGAGTAAAATGcatacaatatatatattcacataactgtatatattatttgtttttgcaATATAAGAACATCAAGCAAGCAAGGCTCTGCATCTAGTTATGATAAggttttttgaaaaggaccaaaaacaaatacaagATGGAACCAATTAGGCAAATTACCGTTGTATACtgaattaatgaaaatgattcCGTATTTGCTCTTGGGATAGAGACAGGAATTTTGGTATTATTCAGGTGATTAAACTTTGTGTCTGGGGTAAAATACACCTCAAACCccaaattctttgaatagAATGGATTTGCTGAAACATTAATAGAGTCCGTATCACAAGCCTCGAACACATAGGGGTATATAAAAACAGTGTTCTGGCCACCCCCTTTTTCTGGTGAGACGTACCTTGAGTGTAACTTGATTGTATTAACTTTTCCAGGGACCAGTGTATAAACAACCTCAGAGCCCCAAGTGTCCAATTTATAACTTGGCTGTTCTAGATCATCTTCCCCAAATAGTAGAGTTGGTGGTTGTTGAAATTTGtcaacaaatatttccaCAGGCAAATTGATAAAAGCATAATACTTGCACTTGGGTTCATGTGCCGTAGAAGCAGACAAATCAATATTTACTGTTGGATGCATGCCAGTTGTTTCCTCTAGGACAATAGGAACATGCTCTCGAGCCTCTTTCGAATGGGCAATTTCGTAAAAAAGATAGGTCTTCTCACAAGTATCTATCAGACCTGAACCGTCTTCTAGCCAGGAGCAGCGAACCCCTGATAAGTGTACATCTTCCAAGTCAGATATTTCAGGATAGAAGAGTCCACCCTCCAACTTAAAATCATTGTTGTCCACATTTTTATCGCTGCTTGCATAatctaaagaagaaaaagatatagTCTGATTCGCAGCCAAAGTACAGTACTCGTCCACTCTTAACTCCTTGTCCATGATTAGATCGTAATCACACTCGGACCACTTTAAGGACTCCATTATGAACGAATATCCTTCCCCCAACCATGATCTCACAGCATCCAGTTCAAACTTCGCAGAATGAAATGTTCTCTGTAAAGGCGTGGTAACGTAATAAGAAGGCACTGAGCCCATTTCGTCACCGCTTACATAGATGTTGAATCCATTAAGTAGCTGAGGTGATATTTCGCTAGCAGTATCGCTGTTTAAGTGATTCCACGTAATCCTTACCACATTGCCCGTCGTATTACCCCCCTCTGACCTCACATATCTTGTTCTCGATTGCACTAACTCCCCTCCAGCCCCCGTACCACGTACCGTGATATGCGTTTCATTGCGATCTGCCTGTTCAGCCCAAAGTTCCGCAGATTTGAACAAAACTGTCTTCCGGACCTTCATACTGACCATTTTAGAAACCTTTAAAAAAGTGAACCAGTCTTCTACCCTCTACCCTCTAGAGCCCTCCCAGATTCTAAAACTTACACAATGATAAAGACCCCTCTCGCACATACATAATAACGCTTGCAACCCAAACCCTTCAAAAAACTCTCATATTTCCGTTTTTCATCTAGACGTAATATAAGAAAACTTCTAATTCGCGACACCAGATTCCTCGAGCCCAGAAAGGCGGAATTTCTAAAAAACGTACATTCTTCATAGTTACAGTTATGGCTAAACTTGCACTGCGTTCTGATCCGCTTCTGAAGCCATTAGCAAAACAACAAAGCAGAGACGTATTAAAGGGAGCTGAGCTGTTAATGCAAGATTCTCTCCATGTAACTCCCCCCAAAAAATGGATATTATTGCCATCTTAAGCCTTTAGGGCGATGGTTACTTACAACGTGTATATTATCTTCTATATATAGTAAATGCTTCATAATGGGAATTGTATAATGACAATTTATGTCTCCATAGGACGCCTATCAAATAGGCTCGAGCCAAATACCTTCATTATATAACATAATCAATATTTGCCTGTCATTTTACCGCAAGATCTCTCTTTTACTTAAGATCTTAACCCTCTTCACCAAATGGTTTGTATTACCAAAGCTATCATTTCTTATTTAGGAAAAAATTAGCCTCGACAAGCATTAGACCAGGGgattgaaattttttacaCACGTAAGTGTTACATCCAATTGCAAGAAAAGTGCTCATAGTTCTCGAACaggtttattatatattagCTGAAGAGTAGTTCAGGGTTGTTTATATACCGAGGACAAGttaaattgttttttggtcgttgctgctgttcttgttgcaattgctgctggtgAACTAGTCAGTTATCTGGAAGGTTGTGAGTGGTGGAGTTTTTTACAAGAAGAATCTCTATATTAGGTGGTTTTATTTAGAGAGGTAGATAAGGTCTGCTAGTTTCATTTCCGTTTAATTGTGAAGAGGAGAGTTCTTTGAAGTTGTACAAGTTGTGAATTCAAAATCCAGATATTATAATAGTagttattttgtttttgttggttAGGCAGGTATGAACGTCTTACAGGTGAAGCCTGTGGGAGGGGCGACTAAGGTTGAGGGAAATGATAGCGG contains these protein-coding regions:
- the PBN1 gene encoding Pbn1p (similar to Ashbya gossypii AFR733W); translation: MKVRKTVLFKSAELWAEQADRNETHITVRGTGAGGELVQSRTRYVRSEGGNTTGNVVRITWNHLNSDTASEISPQLLNGFNIYVSGDEMGSVPSYYVTTPLQRTFHSAKFELDAVRSWLGEGYSFIMESLKWSECDYDLIMDKELRVDEYCTLAANQTISFSSLDYASSDKNVDNNDFKLEGGLFYPEISDLEDVHLSGVRCSWLEDGSGLIDTCEKTYLFYEIAHSKEAREHVPIVLEETTGMHPTVNIDLSASTAHEPKCKYYAFINLPVEIFVDKFQQPPTLLFGEDDLEQPSYKLDTWGSEVVYTLVPGKVNTIKLHSRYVSPEKGGGQNTVFIYPYVFEACDTDSINVSANPFYSKNLGFEVYFTPDTKFNHLNNTKIPVSIPRANTESFSLIQYTTVICLIGSILYLFLVLFKKPYHN